From the genome of Candidatus Rokuibacteriota bacterium:
AGCCCCTCGCCCAAGGCGAATTCTGTCTTCCGCCCTGAGCCGTGAGCACCGCGGATGCCCCACTCCGACCGGAGATGCAGGCGATCTCCCTCGAGGACCCAGATGCGGGCCGAGGAGCCGGGGAGGAGGTCGCTGGCGGCCCGGACCACGCGGTCGAGCACCTCAGGCAGTTCGAGGGACGCCGTCAGGGCCTGGGTCAGCCTGGTCAGGCTCTGAAATCGCTCGTGCAGCCGCTTGCGCCGGATGACCTCTTCCTCGAGCGTTGCCTTGGCGCCGATAAGATCGCTCGTTCGGTCCTCGACTCTCGCTTCCAGCTCATCCAAAACGGCACGCAGGCCGGCTTCCGCTCTGCGGCGGGCGGCGACGAGCACGCTGACGGCCACCGCCACAATCGCGAACACGCTCAGCAGAAGTAAATCCTCCGCGGCTGCAATCCCAAAGGAGTAAGTCGGCGGCAGGAGGAAGTACTCGCTGAGCAGGGTTGAGAGAAAGGTTGCGAGCAGGCCTGGACCCAGGCCATACCACGCGCTGATCATTACAGCGATGACAAAGATGGCAAACAGGTGCCGGCTCGTCTGCGGGTAGAGGATACCGAGCATCCACGCCAGCAGCATACAGACCGCAACCGTCAGTACCGCGACGGCGTAGCCCCGAAGTGGCCGGTGCCTTGCGGCACCCGCACGCGCCCTGTCGCTCGGACCAGCGTCCATCACCGCGCCTCTGTCCGGCAGTCTCGGCGGCTCAACCGAAGGCGGTACCCTGCAGGGTCCACGGTTCGATTCCTCAGGCGCATCGGCCACCCGCAGCCTTCCCCCACGCCCAACGGTTAACCAGGGCCGAGCAGCTCGCGGGCGATGACGAGGCGCTGGATCTGGTTGGTCCCCTCGTAGATCTGGGTGATCTTGGCGTCCCGCATGAAGCGCTCCACGGGGTACTCGCGCGTGTAGCCGTAGCCGCCGAAGATCTGGACGGCATCCGTCGTCACCCGCATGGCCGTGTCCGCCGCGAAACACTTGGCCATCGAGGCTTCGAGAATGACCCGGCTCGCGCCCCGGTCCACGAGCTGGGCCACGTGGTGGATCAGGAGCCGGGAGGCGTGGACGGCGATCGCCATGTCGGAGAGCATGAACTGGATCCCCTGGAACGAGGCGATCGGCTGGCCGAACTGCTTCCGCTCCTTGGCATACGCGAGCGCCGCATCGAGCGCGGCCTGGGCGATCCCGAGGGCAATCGCGCCGGTCGGCGGTCGGGTATAGTCGAGAGTCTGCATCGCGATCTTGAACCCCTCCCCTTCCCCGCCGAGCCGGTTCTCCACCGGCACCTCACAGTCGGTGAGGTGGATCGCGACCGTCGGGGAGGCCCGGATCCCCATCTTCTTCTCTTTCTTGCCGATGGTGAACCCCGGGAAGCTCGGCTCGACGAGGAACGCCGTCACGCCCCTGGCACCTTGGGACCGATCCACCGTCGCGAAGAGCGTGATCACGCCGGCGTGGTCACCGTTCGAGCACCAGAGCTTCGTCCCGTTCAGGACGTACCTGTCGCCCCGGCGCGCCGCCTGAGTTTGCAGCGACGCCGCATCAGACCCCGCGCCGGGTTCGGAGAGCGAGTACGCCGCGAGGATCTCCCCCGCGGCGAGCCGCGGCAGGTAGCGCTTCTTCTGCTCCTCGGTCCCGGCCAGGAGGATCGGGTATCCCCCGAGCGGGGTCGCCAGGTAGTTCGTCGCGGTCGCCGCGCACGCCCAGGCGATCTCCTCGACGACCAGGCAGAGCGCCAGGGCTCCCATCCCCGCGCCCCCGTGCTCCTCCGGAACCCAGATTCCCATGAGCCCCTGCTCGGCGAGCAGTCGCATCGGCTCGTCCGGATACGTCTCGGTCTCGTCGTAGTGGGCGGCGGCCGGCGCGATCCGTTCCCGCGCGAGCTGCCGCGCCAGATCGCGCACCGCGCGCTGGTCGTCGCTCAGGTAATAGAGGTCCCGCATGTCGCTACACGAGCTTCAACTTCAGAGCGTTGGGGTCCAGAATCAGAGTCTCGTGTTCCGGATCGAGCTTGATCTTCCAGATTTGGAGAAAATCTGCGCCCACGATCGCAGACTCGGTGAGACCGTCGACCACGTAGAAGACCCACTGGAGTGGGTGGCCGTCGAGCCATAGCGCCACATGGACCGCCTCCTGTGCGTGGGTCACAGCCGTCGCCGTTTCGATTTCCAGAGGAATCGGCACAGAAAACAGGTCGGATACAGACTGGGCCACCTCCCGACTCACGAAGCACCGGGAACTCCCGGTGTCGAAAAGCGCCTTCACTTCCAGCTCTGCCCGAGAGCCCGTCAGCCGTACCGTTTTATAAATCAACCCCATCTACAGCTCCAAGCCAGCGTCGCCCCTGCTCTTCGCTCAAGTAGTGGCAACCTGTACTACATTCCGAGTCTGTTTAGCGTCGGCCTCCGCGCGATTCGCCGCCTCTAATACTTCTTTGTACGTGGCGCCGTGCTCTGGCAAGACCCCGGAACGCGAGCTCGTTCTTTTTTATTTCAGCGGCCTGGCGCGGTGGAAACTTGTTCCTGTACTTGATTTCGTCAAAAAGCTGTTTCGCAAGGCCTTCCAGGGCCACGTGAACACCTACGCTGAAAGCTCCAGGCCCGCGCACTCGGCCGCGAACGCCCGGCAGGCCGCCGCGTCGAAGCCGCGGAGGATGGTGATCTTCTGCGCCTCCAGCGATCCTTCCGCGTGGATCGCCAGCAGCTCGTGGTAGCCGCCGAAATCGGAGGCCATCAGATCGCGGATCAGGTTGAACAGCTTCAGGCGATTGTGGGCCCCGACGCCCTTCCGCCCGCCCAGGTACTTCTCCACATCGGCCTTGGTCTCGGGGTTAGCCAGATCCTCCTCGCCGGGCCCGGTGACCAGGAGCCCGCCGGCGATGTCCTGCACCCGTTGCACCATCGCGTGGTAGTTCTCGGCGAAGTACTGCTTGGCGATGTTCGTGATCGTGGTGTCGGGCACGGCCACGCCTGGCCCTTTCACCTTGCACTCGTGGGCCGCCGCGACCGTCAAGGAGCGCACGGTCTCCCGATAGGAGATAAGGCGCGAGAGTTTCTCCCTGACGTGGGACGCCGTCTCGATTCCGTTCGCCTCCGCCATCAGCATCGCCGCGCCGATCATCAGGTCCATGAGCGGGAGCTTGTAGGAGACGGCGGTGAAGCGGTGGAACTCGACAAAGCCGAGGGCCAGCGCGCCCGCGTAGGGCGTCTCGCCGCACAGGAAGACCCGCTCCGAAGGCACGAAGACGTCGTCGAAGACGGTGAGCGTGTCGTAGATCTTGTGGCGCGACGAGATCGGCGCGTGGAAGGCCGACCCGCCGCCGCCCGAGAGCGGGCTCACGATGAAGCGGAGCCCCCGGGTGCTGGCAGGGACCGCGACCGCGACAGCGTAGTCGGTGTCGCCGTCGCCGAGCGCCCGGGTGGGGATGGCGATGATCTCGTTGGCGTAGA
Proteins encoded in this window:
- a CDS encoding retroviral-like aspartic protease, with the protein product MGLIYKTVRLTGSRAELEVKALFDTGSSRCFVSREVAQSVSDLFSVPIPLEIETATAVTHAQEAVHVALWLDGHPLQWVFYVVDGLTESAIVGADFLQIWKIKLDPEHETLILDPNALKLKLV
- a CDS encoding gamma-aminobutyrate dehydratase; this translates as MPLRTAEQYLESLRDGRTVYYRGERVADVTTHAELGIGARHCAIDYALADDPHHRDLVRVTEAGQTVNRFYKIPRNADDLLRRRELIAGTTYAGRAIIQLIREIGTDFLFAHAIISHALQEKLKAPYYERLQAYHRHVADNDLAMAVAQTDVKGDRSRGPREQEHPDYYLRIVDRQKDGIVIRGCKAHTTSSIYANEIIAIPTRALGDGDTDYAVAVAVPASTRGLRFIVSPLSGGGGSAFHAPISSRHKIYDTLTVFDDVFVPSERVFLCGETPYAGALALGFVEFHRFTAVSYKLPLMDLMIGAAMLMAEANGIETASHVREKLSRLISYRETVRSLTVAAAHECKVKGPGVAVPDTTITNIAKQYFAENYHAMVQRVQDIAGGLLVTGPGEEDLANPETKADVEKYLGGRKGVGAHNRLKLFNLIRDLMASDFGGYHELLAIHAEGSLEAQKITILRGFDAAACRAFAAECAGLELSA
- a CDS encoding acyl-CoA dehydrogenase family protein; translated protein: MRDLYYLSDDQRAVRDLARQLARERIAPAAAHYDETETYPDEPMRLLAEQGLMGIWVPEEHGGAGMGALALCLVVEEIAWACAATATNYLATPLGGYPILLAGTEEQKKRYLPRLAAGEILAAYSLSEPGAGSDAASLQTQAARRGDRYVLNGTKLWCSNGDHAGVITLFATVDRSQGARGVTAFLVEPSFPGFTIGKKEKKMGIRASPTVAIHLTDCEVPVENRLGGEGEGFKIAMQTLDYTRPPTGAIALGIAQAALDAALAYAKERKQFGQPIASFQGIQFMLSDMAIAVHASRLLIHHVAQLVDRGASRVILEASMAKCFAADTAMRVTTDAVQIFGGYGYTREYPVERFMRDAKITQIYEGTNQIQRLVIARELLGPG